In Limisalsivibrio acetivorans, one genomic interval encodes:
- the yajC gene encoding preprotein translocase subunit YajC, with translation MFNGMITAAAAPQGNPLMSLLPLVLIFGIFYLMLIRPQQKKQKQHVQMLNSLKAGDKIITAGGIYGQIERVLDQNTFIVEIADGVKVKLSKNGIAGLAQNPEQEANKDK, from the coding sequence ATGTTTAACGGCATGATAACGGCCGCTGCCGCTCCCCAGGGGAATCCCCTTATGTCGCTCCTTCCGCTCGTTCTGATATTCGGTATATTCTACCTTATGCTTATCAGACCCCAGCAGAAGAAGCAGAAGCAGCATGTACAGATGCTCAATTCCCTTAAGGCCGGTGACAAAATCATCACCGCAGGCGGTATCTACGGCCAGATAGAAAGGGTTCTTGATCAAAACACATTTATTGTTGAAATCGCAGACGGCGTTAAGGTGAAGCTCAGCAAGAACGGCATCGCCGGACTCGCTCAGAATCCCGAACAGGAAGCAAATAAGGATAAGTAA
- the tgt gene encoding tRNA guanosine(34) transglycosylase Tgt, giving the protein MFSYELQHKSDKSKARAGLIKTPHGEIETPIFMPVGTVGSVKGVCPEDLNALGAQIILGNTYHLHLRPGDEVVAHFGGLASFNNWNKPTLTDSGGFQVFSLGKLNKITEEGVHFRSHLDGSKLFLSPETSMEIQQNIGADIMMAFDECVSYPSERKYVEESVELTARWAERCLKAKTNDAQALFGIIQGGVHKDLRQRSAEQITALPFDGFAIGGLSVGEDIPTMYEITEHTTDFMPEDKPRYLMGVGTPEDLLNGILRGVDMFDCVMPTRNARNALLFTSAGRVHIKNAEFRLSDGPVDKECDCYTCRNFSRGYLRHLYKAGELLAYRLNSIHNLHFYLSLVKRARNAIKYGFFEDFYSETLDKMRPGGNNV; this is encoded by the coding sequence ATGTTCTCATACGAACTCCAGCACAAAAGCGATAAATCAAAGGCGAGAGCCGGCCTCATAAAGACTCCCCATGGCGAGATCGAAACACCCATATTCATGCCCGTTGGCACGGTGGGCTCCGTCAAAGGAGTATGTCCGGAGGATCTCAACGCCCTCGGTGCACAGATCATCCTCGGTAACACGTACCACCTGCACCTCCGCCCCGGGGATGAGGTAGTTGCCCATTTCGGCGGGCTCGCCTCCTTCAACAACTGGAACAAACCCACCCTTACCGACAGTGGCGGCTTTCAGGTATTCAGCCTCGGCAAACTCAACAAGATAACGGAAGAAGGTGTTCATTTCCGCAGTCATCTGGACGGAAGCAAGCTCTTCCTCTCACCCGAGACATCCATGGAGATCCAGCAGAATATCGGTGCGGATATTATGATGGCCTTCGACGAATGCGTCTCCTACCCCAGCGAGCGCAAATACGTTGAGGAATCGGTGGAGCTCACAGCAAGATGGGCGGAGAGATGCCTTAAGGCAAAGACCAATGACGCTCAGGCGCTCTTCGGTATTATTCAGGGTGGCGTACACAAGGACCTCAGGCAAAGGAGCGCAGAGCAGATAACAGCCCTCCCCTTCGACGGCTTCGCCATAGGGGGGCTCAGCGTCGGCGAGGATATCCCCACCATGTATGAGATCACCGAGCACACCACCGATTTCATGCCCGAGGACAAACCACGCTACCTCATGGGTGTTGGCACCCCCGAAGATCTGCTGAACGGCATACTAAGGGGCGTTGACATGTTCGACTGTGTAATGCCCACAAGAAACGCACGGAACGCCCTTCTCTTCACAAGTGCAGGGCGGGTGCATATAAAGAATGCGGAGTTCCGGCTCAGCGATGGTCCTGTTGATAAGGAATGTGACTGCTACACATGCAGAAATTTCAGCAGAGGATATCTGCGTCATCTATACAAGGCGGGGGAACTCCTCGCCTACAGGCTTAATTCCATTCACAACCTGCATTTCTATCTTTCTCTTGTCAAAAGGGCTAGAAATGCTATAAAGTATGGGTTCTTTGAGGACTTCTATTCAGAAACTCTAGATAAAATGAGACCAGGAGGAAACAATGTTTAA
- the queA gene encoding tRNA preQ1(34) S-adenosylmethionine ribosyltransferase-isomerase QueA, which yields MKTPIELFNFELPEGLIAQKPPYRRGTSRLLYIEREGESEDRRFNELPLLLDESRFLVINTTRVINARLLGQKTTGGKVEIFLIERVDETAFTALTNGKVKPGMDIMVGEAVLNIEEFLDEGGLRLIRFKSHTPEEVMEQWGHVPLPPYIKRKDTSKDRSWYQTVYAKSGESVAAPTAGLHFTDEIMDELRAKGVEVIEISLDVGIGTFRPVKDEHLEDHRMHSEKYHVSEEAAERINTLKAKGKKLVAVGTTAVRTIESAFDDEGIIHPGNGSTELFITPGYSFKGVDELITNFHLPKSTLLVLVSAFAGRERMLKEYEQAVEKEYRFFSYGDAMYIR from the coding sequence ATGAAAACACCCATAGAACTGTTTAATTTCGAGCTCCCCGAGGGGCTCATCGCACAGAAACCCCCATATAGGAGGGGTACTTCCAGGCTTCTATATATCGAACGGGAGGGTGAGAGCGAGGACAGACGCTTTAACGAGCTCCCCCTCCTGCTGGATGAGAGCAGGTTTCTGGTTATCAACACCACCCGTGTCATCAATGCCCGCCTGCTGGGTCAGAAAACGACTGGCGGAAAGGTGGAGATATTCCTCATAGAACGCGTGGACGAAACCGCCTTTACGGCACTCACCAACGGCAAGGTAAAGCCCGGTATGGACATCATGGTCGGCGAGGCCGTATTGAACATCGAAGAGTTCCTTGATGAGGGGGGACTCCGCCTCATACGCTTCAAGAGCCACACACCCGAAGAGGTTATGGAGCAATGGGGACATGTGCCGCTACCTCCATATATAAAGAGAAAGGATACCTCTAAGGACAGGAGCTGGTACCAGACTGTCTACGCAAAATCCGGCGAATCCGTCGCCGCCCCCACCGCAGGGCTACATTTCACCGATGAGATCATGGATGAGCTCAGGGCAAAGGGCGTTGAAGTGATAGAGATAAGTCTCGATGTGGGAATAGGGACCTTCCGCCCCGTTAAGGATGAACACCTCGAGGATCACCGGATGCACAGCGAAAAGTACCACGTTTCCGAAGAGGCGGCTGAGCGGATCAACACGCTCAAGGCGAAAGGTAAAAAGCTGGTTGCGGTGGGAACCACAGCGGTGCGGACCATAGAATCCGCCTTTGACGATGAAGGAATTATCCACCCGGGGAACGGTTCCACCGAACTCTTCATAACCCCCGGCTATAGTTTTAAGGGAGTGGATGAGCTGATAACGAACTTCCATCTCCCTAAATCAACACTCCTCGTCCTCGTATCCGCCTTTGCGGGAAGGGAAAGGATGCTCAAAGAATACGAACAGGCCGTAGAAAAAGAATACCGCTTTTTCAGCTACGGCGATGCAATGTATATAAGGTAA
- the thrC gene encoding threonine synthase: MKYVSTRGRVEPISFKDAVMMGLAEDGGLLVPAEVPKLTGADMERLRNLSYPELAYEIVSLFTDDIEPEKLRDIINRSYKVFDTEEVIPVVKKNGIYIAEIFHGPTYAFKDIALQFLGNLFEHILQERDQQLNIIGATSGDTGSAAIAGVRGRKNINIFILHPEGRVSPVQEMQMTSVPDENVFNLAVEGTFDDCQYIVKSIFADLDFKRQHSLGAVNSINWARVLAQIVYYFHAYFRAAENGEKIRFVVPTGNFGNIFAGYFAKLMGLPIEKLILATNENNILSRFIMAGDYTLQDVVATHSPSMDIQLASNLERYLYFLYEKDTERINRLMETLKQEKGIKFPEADVKKVQEEIDTYSVTNDETVGVIRDFYNETGYVLDPHTACGVKAGLVHKEEFKTVCLSTAHPAKFPDVVRDAIGEDPDKPEGIKRIEGLEKRKVSIDNDIEKVKAYIADNV; encoded by the coding sequence ATGAAATACGTAAGCACACGGGGGCGTGTCGAGCCCATATCTTTCAAGGATGCGGTTATGATGGGTCTTGCGGAGGACGGCGGTCTGCTCGTTCCTGCCGAGGTTCCGAAACTCACCGGGGCCGACATGGAGAGGCTTAGAAACCTTTCCTACCCCGAGCTTGCTTACGAAATTGTCAGCCTCTTCACAGACGATATAGAGCCTGAAAAGCTCCGTGATATCATCAACAGAAGCTACAAGGTCTTCGATACCGAAGAGGTAATCCCCGTTGTAAAAAAGAACGGTATCTACATCGCAGAGATCTTCCACGGACCCACCTATGCATTTAAGGACATAGCTCTCCAGTTCCTCGGCAACCTCTTTGAACACATATTACAGGAGAGGGACCAGCAGCTGAACATCATCGGCGCCACCAGTGGAGACACAGGGAGTGCGGCCATCGCCGGAGTTCGTGGACGTAAAAACATCAACATCTTCATTCTGCACCCCGAAGGGCGTGTCAGCCCAGTACAGGAGATGCAGATGACAAGCGTTCCTGATGAGAACGTGTTCAACCTGGCCGTTGAGGGAACCTTTGACGACTGCCAGTACATCGTAAAATCGATCTTTGCAGATCTTGATTTCAAACGGCAGCACAGCCTCGGCGCTGTAAACTCCATAAACTGGGCAAGGGTACTGGCGCAGATAGTATACTACTTCCACGCCTATTTCAGAGCTGCGGAAAACGGTGAAAAGATACGTTTCGTTGTCCCCACGGGCAACTTCGGCAACATCTTCGCCGGATACTTCGCAAAGCTGATGGGGCTTCCCATTGAAAAGCTTATTCTCGCAACCAATGAGAACAACATACTCTCCAGATTCATCATGGCAGGGGATTACACACTACAGGATGTTGTGGCAACCCACAGCCCCTCCATGGATATCCAGCTCGCCAGCAATCTTGAAAGATACCTGTATTTCCTCTATGAAAAGGATACAGAGCGCATAAATAGACTTATGGAAACACTTAAACAGGAGAAGGGAATCAAATTCCCCGAAGCTGATGTGAAGAAGGTTCAGGAGGAGATCGATACCTACTCCGTAACCAACGACGAAACAGTCGGCGTTATACGAGACTTCTACAACGAGACAGGCTACGTTCTCGATCCTCATACGGCCTGCGGCGTAAAAGCCGGTCTTGTCCATAAGGAAGAATTTAAAACCGTATGCCTCTCCACGGCTCATCCGGCAAAATTCCCCGACGTTGTTCGTGATGCCATAGGCGAAGATCCGGACAAACCTGAGGGGATCAAAAGGATCGAAGGGCTGGAGAAACGCAAGGTTTCCATCGATAACGATATTGAGAAGGTAAAGGCCTACATAGCCGACAACGTTTAA
- the ndk gene encoding nucleoside-diphosphate kinase, whose amino-acid sequence MEKTFAIIKPDATRDGNTGKILERIEAKGFKIVAMKKMLMTKQIAEGFYAEHSSKPFYGPLTDFMSSGPCTVMVLEMDGAIKAWRDFMGATNPEQAEPGTLRNEFGKNIDNNAVHGSDAPATAEREIKYFFSELEIVG is encoded by the coding sequence ATGGAAAAAACTTTCGCCATTATCAAGCCGGACGCTACAAGAGACGGCAACACCGGCAAGATCCTTGAGCGTATCGAAGCTAAAGGCTTCAAGATAGTTGCAATGAAAAAGATGCTTATGACTAAGCAGATCGCCGAAGGCTTCTACGCTGAGCACAGCTCTAAGCCCTTCTATGGTCCCCTTACAGACTTCATGTCCAGCGGACCCTGCACTGTTATGGTTCTCGAGATGGACGGCGCTATCAAGGCATGGAGAGACTTCATGGGCGCAACAAACCCCGAGCAGGCAGAGCCCGGCACCCTCAGGAACGAATTCGGCAAGAACATCGACAACAACGCTGTTCACGGCTCCGATGCTCCCGCCACAGCTGAAAGAGAGATCAAGTACTTCTTCAGCGAACTTGAGATCGTAGGTTAA
- a CDS encoding cupin domain-containing protein yields the protein MIIRVGDIDHKEVQNPKGGEGSVTQLLYDKAREFGGNIKLFAVMDLPPNSSVGYHEHADDTEFYLMLDGIGEVNDNGVTDMLHPGDLMITPKGESHSITNKTDNNLTFFALIVE from the coding sequence ATGATTATTCGTGTTGGCGACATAGACCATAAAGAGGTTCAGAATCCTAAAGGCGGAGAGGGGAGCGTTACCCAGCTTCTATACGACAAGGCAAGGGAGTTCGGCGGGAATATAAAGCTCTTCGCTGTTATGGATCTACCCCCTAATAGCTCTGTGGGATACCACGAACATGCCGATGACACCGAGTTTTACCTCATGCTGGACGGCATCGGAGAGGTTAACGATAACGGTGTTACCGATATGCTCCACCCCGGTGATCTCATGATCACACCCAAGGGTGAGAGTCATTCAATCACCAATAAAACAGACAATAACCTTACATTCTTCGCTCTTATTGTAGAGTAA